cgcgcgggctaTCTCGCTAGTGtatttaaaaagaagaaaaaagctaATTTGATCTCTTCTTTATAAGGGCTACAAATCGATTCAGTGCAGTATATACGATTGATTGAGGAACATTTAAAGATAACACATTAAGCATTAATGTAGTTTCTAGTCCAAAAGCCATCttgactgaaaaaaaaaaaaaaaaaccattacaTAGAAAGAGAAGAAATGATACATACGAGAGACACTTCTCATAACTGAAATCCTCCCCAAAGTACTCCACAAGTTTTTTAGCCCGACAGCATGAGGAAGTCATTCCATACCTGCAAGTAAACAATGGAAAATAGATCTTTCATATGTATTTGCTTGATGTGTGGGTGCGTGCAAGTTTGTGAAGTTATTGTGCTAGGAGAAACCAATCAGATCTCTAATAATATATTAAGAGTGGAGATATATAAAAAACAAGGAGATGAATTCATTAACCtgaaacaatcagacaacattttatatgcttgctttgtcTGCTCTTCACTTCTTCGACTCGGTAAAAGTGATGGTGGTCTTGTTAGGTTTGCAAATAAAACTGCTCAAGCAAAACAGGGGTGTCAGTTATGTTGAAATGCTATTCGACAATGTCGAGTCCACAAAAAGGGAAAAAGTGATGGTGCTCTTCCATCAActtagaaacaaaaaaaagtttGCTCAAAAACAATACTTGCTGCAACAAGGGGCAAAGAGGTTAAAGACTTCAATTTAGCCCAACTCACTCTTATATTCTAAAGAGATAAATGAACTTACTGCAGTCAGCTAATTTTCCATCCCTTCCCGCTCGACCAGCTTCTTGATAGTATGCTTCCAAACTCTGTACCAATTAAAATGTTAGCTCAGAGAAATGATGACATAATACATGAAGGGAAATAATCAATAGTTGTGACTAAACAAAGAATGATGATACCTTAACGTTGAAGCAAAATAagatgagaagaaaaaaataaaaataaaaacctgtGGCCAACCATAGTGGATGATTCTTCGGACATTTAACTTGTCAATTCCCATTCCAAAAGCAATTGTTGCCACAACAACCTACAGGTGAGGGGAAATCACATTTATTATCAAAATATACTGTCTGACCTTGTTTTTGGCATAAAAAGAATGAATATATAAAACATTCTGCCTTACAGAATTCATAAAAAAGTTCAACTTCCGTGCAAAAGTACATTACAAGAATTCCCAAGATTACCAACAGAATTCTCTTCAATGATTTGAGTTTAGTTTCCGTGCAAAAGTACAACACAAGAATTCCTAAGACTACCAACAGGTTCTCTTCAATACTTCGATGTTAAGGCTCACGGTGACTAAGATATCTCAAAACAAGGGTCACTGAATTACAAAAGGAAATCTTAAATTGCTGTTTAAAATGTAGTAAGCGCATGCCTAAGATGAAGTCTAATACATGCAACAACATCTGCATAGTTTTCTAAGgtgatatatatacacaaaagaaaagaaaagaaaacacacacacacacagatttaTGTGCATACATGCACAGAATAATATCAAATTCAGTATTTCCAGTATCTTCCGTGAGCCTGAAAATTCATACCTCTAATGTATTTTCATGAAACATCTTGTGGACCTGCCTCAGACGTGATTTTGGCAACTGCAGAAAGATTAAACCCACATATAAGTTGCTTAGAAAGCAAAAGCTAGTTTCAAGCAGCATGGGGACCCGTTAAGTTAGCAAGATAATGAACTCAAAGAGAATAGACAATTTAAAACAATCTATCATCTGTATTCATCTCCAAGTGTATGAACATTACTGTCATTTCAGCAATGCAGCCAATCTCCACATCCCAACATCTTTCCACATCATTTAGACTGCACTGAATTTTTGCCCATATAATAAATTCTAGTAGCCTAGAATCTTTGGGAATATTGAGAAAGGCATTTTTAAGAAGTAACAGATTAGTTTAGTAGGCAGAAAGATTGAGAGAACCCTACACTAGACTGTAAGAAAGAACAGAAACAATCTGCAAGGCATACCCCTGCATTATAGGCAGCAGCCTTCACTCCACACTTGGAAAGATAAGTTGCAATTTTCAACGTTTGTTTTCTCGTAGGAACATATATGATCGTTGATCCTTTCTCTAGGGGCTGTTGCAGAAGTCTCAGTCTTTCTTCTGGTTGACTCAGCGGATCAAGTACCTCCGATGTAGTTTCTTTTCTAGTATTCAAGTCCTCACAAAGAGGTAGTCCACAGAATTCACCACAGCTAACTGCAAGTATGGAAATGATCAGTGCAATGCACAATAGTCAATCAGTCATAaatatgtcaaaatgatgaaCTAACCATCCCAATCATTAACACTCTGAAAGATGTCAACATCATTTTCCAAGTAGTCAACTGACAGCTCCCTTCCCTTTGAAGCACTTGAACCATTTTCCTGGAGTGAACTTGCTTCATCATATCTGTCGGAATTACCATCCTCGATATTGTCCAAATCATGCTCTGAAATGCAATCAGCCTCTGACATACTACTGTTAGATGAGCTGTCCAGCGCTTCGTTTACTTCTTCTGAGATGATCATTTGTTTCTTTTCACCTTTTCCTCTCTTGCCCGTATACATGTCTATCAAGTCATAAAAATCATTCTCATATGATGATGTTGATGTTCTACTATGCTGTACCTGTATGAATTATACAATGGAGGAAGCAAACAATGAAATTGAATTCTTTGAAAACTTCTGAATTTATACATGCAGAACCAAATCCAATATTGCAGATAATTTAATATAAAGAACCTAAAACTAGACAcaagaacacacacacacacacaaagtgGAATAAGACTGAAACATGTGataaaattaaacaataaacTTACCCTGAACCTTAGATTCGGCCGGAAAAATGAAGTAAGCACAACTTTTGTTTCCTTTGACATGGACAATGACTTAAGAATGTCTTCACGAACCTGAATTGTGGCGGTAGCAGTTAATGCCATCAGTGGTATATCGAATTTTAAGAATTTTAAATTGTTAGCACTGAAGTTCTTTCGCAACTCAGACAATCTCCTGAAACATTTGAAAATTGATATGTCAAGCAATCGTGACAACGTTAGTCATCTATCTAAAGAACTAGAGTGGTTCCTTAATGGATTGAATATCTACTTTAAGAGCACAGCAAGGACAAAAGGGATTCAGAGTGGTTGATCAAGCTCATATTTATGTGAGCACAATAGTAGAGTCCTCTATTCCTCATCCCAAAATCCAACCACAATAGTAGTATTGATATGTACATACAAATATATTACAGTTGTAAACGGCTATCTGACAAACCTGTAGTCAGGCCGAAAATCATGGCCCCACTTTGAAACACAATGCACTTCATCAATTGCAAAAAGAGCAATCCCACGTATTTCTGCTAACTTTTGGAGTGGTTTTATCAGTCTGCAGCATGTTAAATTGCAATTTTTCAGTCTGAGAACCTTGGAAACACCTTAGTCAAACAAAAGCAATGTAGTAAGGAAGTCCCTTACCTTAATATTGTCTCAGGGCAAACGTATATTATGTTGTACATGCCTCTCATTGCTTTATTTTCCACAGTACTATCAGGTTGTCCAGATCCAAGAAAGCAAGCAGAAACCCCATGTTTTGCCAGCTTTAAGCACTGATCGTGCATCAAGCTTATCAATGGTGAAATCACAACAACCACTTTCCCTGTCAACAATGCTGGAATCTGGAAGCACAAAGATTTTCCTGCCAAAGGTAATTATGAATAAAACATAGGCACCTATGTGATAGAATAGCAATAAATAGATACAAACTTAAGGAAGATAATAATACCAGATCCTGTAGCAGCAAGAACAAGTGTATCTTGGTGAGCCAACCAAGCAGCTAAGACCTCCTTCTGGAAAGGTTTTAATgatagaaaaccaaaatgctTTTGCAAGAGACTGCTGACTTTCTTCTCCCAATCTGATCGAATGTCAAGGCAATCAACCAGAGATGATTCTGATAAAACTTCAATGCTATCCACACCAGAAAGAGGTTCCACACCTTGTTCTACAGGACCACGCACCATTTCTGATACAGGTACATCAGGTAACACATGAGTCCTCCTCCGCTTAGGTCCACTCGAGGATTGGAAATGGTCCAGTATGCTAGACTGCCGAATTTGACCCAACGGTTTTGAGGAGGGCAAAGCTCTTTTCTCTGGAGCCTTTGCCTGGCTTGTAGAACATCTAGAACTACTCAATGCTCTCTGATTGCTTCTACAACAACCATTCAATATAAACTCCAATGCATCATCAAATGATGGCCCTACTTCTTTTACAGCCTCCACGGCACTGGAATTCTCGAAACCCATTTCAAGCAGCTTGGCAATGACTTCATCAGATGAGACACCATTGCCATTCATGGTATGCAGAATGCCCCCTAAGGCAAAAGTTGATGAACATTCAAAGTCAAAATGCAGTAACACGAAATCACTATTCCAAATCCAATAAAGCTTTGAACTTTCTTTACCTAAGAATCTCCCTTAACAGAATTAAAGAAATGAGAAAAAAAGTCCTAATTCAATTTCTTGATAACAACATCAAATTTAGCCAAGCAATGCTGTGTGTTATCAAAGAAAGGAAAAACCCAATACTTGTGAGAAACTGGGTTCACTGCTTGAAGATAAGttctttattaatttcttgttaCCTTGGTTTTCTATGCAAATAGAAGCGTGAAAACTATAGCAGACATTAAGAATTTTTCAGCGATTTCAATAGGTtaacaattcaattcaattctatAAAATAAAACGAAATTAATATGAATGAGGTTGAAAAGGCAAAAGGGTAAAAGAAAAAGCGCTTACTTGAGCTCATCAGAGTTCAGACCGAGACGAAGAAGAGTCTCTATCTCTGCGAACCTAGACCCGCCAAACACAGAACTGGGGAATTTTGAAGGCTGGGTTTTCTCTTGGCGCACGGCATGTCGTGCAACAACGGGTTGAGTCACGTGCCTTTGGTTCtcggaaaggaaaggaaatgaaatcaattccttgctctttTCATAGGCATGGGAAATTGCAATTCCCAGCAATGTTCGGTAGTGCAAAAATCATATAAACAACAAGTACAGTTTGGTTATATTAGCAAATAATAATTTTGAGCAGGGACAATTTAGTCATATAATTTTGCAAGTGGGTGGGGCCGTGGGGGGAAAACAGTTTCCTGAGCTGGGTGGGGGAggcctttttcttttcctttgggaATCATTTTCCCTTCCTTGGTCATCCCCAACAAAGGAAAACACAAGAAAGGAAACACTTTCCTTTCTCAATACCCAGATTCCGTGAAACAAACACAGCCTTGCTTGAGTcagtaatatttttttttttttttgggtcaaaaagTCAATAATAAATTGATGTGAGGAACTACTGTGCGTGTCGCCACCACAAGAGAGTAGCGTTAGAGTGATCCCGAGAAGGAGCGCCGCTAGAGAGAGATTAGGGTTTGACATATCCTCTTCACAATAAAAATTAAACACGAAAGATTTGAGAATAATTTATccgtgttcaagtaaaaccctaatttgtgtttggcccaaactttaggttagttgacctagtggtaatagggttaaattagaaggatctagattcctattcaatgtacgattactttccttatatgattgagattatatgcattgtaatcctctatataacgaggcccctattatcaatgagaatagacagcaaattcctctcaatttcagtttctctacaacacgttattatcacgaagctctaaccctgaaacctaatatttgtagccttcaaatcccagaaacctccgccgcccaccttgaagcttttaCCTCCAGAAGCCCAGAACAGGTCGGAAAAGACCCGGATCGGCCCCCGGAAATACCGAAAACCTCTCTGCCCGGTTCGAAGCCTTCCTCACAGCCTATTGCTGCCATACTCCACCAGAAGTTGTAGCCTGACCCCAGATCACCAGAGCCGAAAAATCACCACCTGAACCGGCCTtcaaccaccgaaccggccgcCTGAAGTGACTGCACCACTGAACCGCTTCCTGCATCCTCTGCCCCTGCTTCAGTTAACCAAGCCCAGCAGTCAACCACAGGCCCAGAAGCAGCTCTAGGCCCAGAAGCAAAGAAGCTGACCTCGGCCCAAAAGCAAAGAACTAGGCCCAAAGCCCACTGACGTCAGACCCTTGCCACGTAAGCATCCAGTCAGCAGCCCACGTCAGCACCTCCGGTCAACCCTCCGATCAacctttttccggccactttttccggtcattgacagtaacttttccggtcaagtatttccgaccacttttcaaggtaaatcttttctaaaagttcccgtttttcaatttcttcttctttttctcggggacttccaacatcccttcttctacccccctttcttcttcataggtgagaccaaaagctgaactgtgggggttcgtgctcactccaaccttggagcttgtagagtcctctaaacttagagtttgttgagaagaaaacgatcgaccacatacatcgtcgtttcgatctaatccaaaacccctcttggaatcggattttcttagaagcgactacgctcagaaattttatagtttttcttGGTAGCCTTCTtctctccgaaactaaccctattttcttattgtttattaggatgagtaacctgaacaagttgaacttcgctccactagagacaacaggcgctgGATGCCACAAGTGGGTCCATGATGTGCCCCAACATCTTAAgactgatgggatcctgagtacgatccaagagccaagtcaagACTTGCGTACTCCttaacaagctgctgcttttgaagcaaatagagttatgagagaggcgaatgaagctaaagccatcattctcatgacaaggcacatgaatgacccgctccaaaatgagtacctcaatgaggaagacccaacaagactatgggtagaactcgagcagcatgttcgcaacgtccgtgattccctgcttccggACTtaaaagtgagatggcatagccttcgtttctgtgatttcaagtctgtacttgactacaattcagaagcacttcgtatcaagtctatgatagAATTCTGTGGACAAAACAGCACTGATacaatgttgatcgagaagactctctccaccttccccgtctctgcattgatgatagccaaaaactatcggattgatgtcaatgctagacgcatcacaagatttcatgagctaattggtgcctcaaacgtagctgaaaagcacgacaacatacttgtgaagaactataactccagacccgtgggaaccaagtcaaatccggagtctaattatagtcgcgcctccaagggaggatGCAAAGAGCGAAACCTtaagagtagggataattctggacgttctggtccatattctcgccccaaagaggaaggaaatccccaagataggcgtgcactgAACAGTTGAGGTAAACTGTTCTCGTGGCGatgacttttgctgagcttattcaaaatcacaatcgatactcgatgttgtagatcgagtaGAGCGAGAACTactaggaagtgaggagaacttgctaaagcatgactttagcttggctggaaggtttggtggcactaatagtcggctcttgaggagactaggactgaagTGTGactaccggtaagagaaagagagggttgctctagagaggcttggataatcttagagattgttgttgtgaattgtgtgttgaagtgtttcattgtaacctctatttataggctaccatgccaaagtggttggccttaaaaaaatgatagtggagcactaattggagataagaaatgatgaattttggagataaggagataaggagacactaattggagataaggaatgatgaatttgggaggtaaggaagcactttcggctcctttattccttcaattatatctccactaAGAAATCATAatgggccttcgacttcttcatattaaatgattaaaaatgagtgtagatcattgtgccaaattttcagagctttcttccatgtggttgggccgaaaatgatGCTGGACTcgttacaggtccagttttccagttttgcttatgcaaaaaattggactgattgtttgaaggcttttcaCTCATAACTAGCACTGGAACTCTTCATAGGAAATGATtcttgggatgtctagaattAATCTGGACAGTTTTAACTCATTtgaatttcatttggttagtcttctgcccctccttccttgtttagctcggtttctcctagtcgaagtaggaaaatgtgctaaagttgacttttcatttccatgcttccatcatttcattttcttgcagctcgcataatcttccatagtaggctttatttagcctctaaataatatatttcgaactggtcgacaatatatagcttgagccactgacattgactcaatttctccaaaacacgccttgtcaggccaaaatgcttattttgggtccaaacagaattcacatgcttggttaaaatcataaaataaaataaagaaaacatacttgatttcgagaaaagaAAACGATCCTAGCTCTCAAGCGTGTTGATGTAGGCGTTCGTAGTAATATTCTTgagcttgagaaaaactgggccgcttcctctttttttcaGCAAAGGGccacaaggttttttttttctttttgttttgttttctttttctttatgggccgcaaggcctgtttcttttttttttgttctgggccgcccttttctttgggccttctcttgtttctttttcttctctgggCCGGACCCTTTCTTTGGGCCGgttcacttttttcttttgttttgttttttcttcttcttattattcCTTATGTCTTCTTCGTCTCTCTGGTTTTCTGGCTTTCGGGAGAGCGGCAGGGCAAGGAGTTGAGATGCAGCGAGGCGAGGGAGGCGCGGGCCTGCAGGCGAGGGGTCACGTTGCTGGGCTTGTTGCTCACGGTGGACTGCTGGGTCGGTCATGCAGGGGCGGGATCGAGGCAGCAGCTAGGCGGGATAGGGTGGGGCTGCTGGGATCTGCTCAGGCAGGTAGGCTGCTGGCGCGGCTGTGACGCTGATGAGCTGAGATGGGCTGCTGGGCTGAGGCTGGAAGCTTGAGGCTTGCAAGTGCTGCAGGCCCTTGTGTTGCAGTGTGTGTGCAGCGCTTATGCAAGGCTGAGGCAGGGTCTGCAGGCTGTGTGACAGGGCTGCAAGCTTGGCAGCAAGAGGTGTACTTGCAGGTGGGAAGCGCTGGGTAAGGCTGAGgttgaatttttttaattttatttttagggtggcggcagaaaagaagaaaaagtttttttcttctagggtttttttttcgacgggagaaagaaacaaacttgaaaattaggtttttttttttttgctatttgctctgagcgtgctgataatgtgtaaaagtaaaatgacaattggaattggtctactcatttcatttcatagcccctttatatagggagagaattacagctgaaatatcaattacaatgatgacattaattACTAATTGGTCCGTAattcatgctgattgatggtaattgctaattGATTGATTCTctctctgtcaatcactttgacgaagacatagaatgtgtttttcctttaacaccaTCTAAGTTTATgaatgtaaattttttttagggtccggaactccggatcaagggacaCATAAATTTACACAATTTTTGACACTTCTTATAGACCATTGGATTTTAAATCTTTTAATGGCTAAGATTAATTGTGTGAATGATGTCAACATATCAGAAAATGACAGGGCATATGACGTTGCATCAATTTAATTtcacaataacgaaattggatTAGAATAACctttaaggaaaagaaaaaaaattagattagattgaatttttctttttaaaaaaaaaatgcaattagaTGAATACCTCCCAGAAAAACATAAACAACAAACAAAGAACCTAGCTCTTGTATATCTCATTCGTCTTCTCCAAGCTGGTATCAAAAGTATGGATTGTATTCTGTTTCCCTTGCCCAATTTCATCTTATTCAATTAGTCAAAGAAGCTATTAGTCGTTCTTCCCCTTTCTTGTAATAAACTTCTTATTTCAACTACTCCTCTCATTGATATATTAATTATCATATTGTTAGCCTCCATTCACTTCTCTTCATAAGGATTAGGGACTTCAACTATATAGGTCTGGAGGTGTTTCTTCTCTTAAGTTCCTAATGAGATgtgttttgctttttcttcaagAGGATTTGATCAAGTTCTCATATATACTTTCTAACAGAACCTAGCCTCTTGCTGACAATGTTTATGGGCTAATCAAACTATCAAAGCTGAAATTTCGTTATGCAGCGTGGGAAACAAAATAAGATTGAACTAGTTTTAATACCAAATTGATACTGACAAATTCATGGATTAAATTAGTTTAATTACTAATTGAGATAGAGATAGGGTTCTTCATCTGGGCGTTCTTGTTCAtgtgtgtttttttgtttttttttcttttcttcttttttgattgTGTTCTTCTATACATCTACTCAATTAacttgttagttttttttttgaataaaataaaacttataTTGATTATATAC
Above is a genomic segment from Rosa chinensis cultivar Old Blush chromosome 3, RchiOBHm-V2, whole genome shotgun sequence containing:
- the LOC112193113 gene encoding ATP-dependent DNA helicase Q-like SIM — translated: MSSRGILHTMNGNGVSSDEVIAKLLEMGFENSSAVEAVKEVGPSFDDALEFILNGCCRSNQRALSSSRCSTSQAKAPEKRALPSSKPLGQIRQSSILDHFQSSSGPKRRRTHVLPDVPVSEMVRGPVEQGVEPLSGVDSIEVLSESSLVDCLDIRSDWEKKVSSLLQKHFGFLSLKPFQKEVLAAWLAHQDTLVLAATGSGKSLCFQIPALLTGKVVVVISPLISLMHDQCLKLAKHGVSACFLGSGQPDSTVENKAMRGMYNIIYVCPETILRLIKPLQKLAEIRGIALFAIDEVHCVSKWGHDFRPDYRRLSELRKNFSANNLKFLKFDIPLMALTATATIQVREDILKSLSMSKETKVVLTSFFRPNLRFRVQHSRTSTSSYENDFYDLIDMYTGKRGKGEKKQMIISEEVNEALDSSSNSSMSEADCISEHDLDNIEDGNSDRYDEASSLQENGSSASKGRELSVDYLENDVDIFQSVNDWDVSCGEFCGLPLCEDLNTRKETTSEVLDPLSQPEERLRLLQQPLEKGSTIIYVPTRKQTLKIATYLSKCGVKAAAYNAGLPKSRLRQVHKMFHENTLEVVVATIAFGMGIDKLNVRRIIHYGWPQSLEAYYQEAGRAGRDGKLADCILFANLTRPPSLLPSRRSEEQTKQAYKMLSDCFRYGMTSSCCRAKKLVEYFGEDFSYEKCLSCDVCVNGPPEMQNFRKEADVLMQVIAAQNRQSRYRNDSYDDAMSSDIRRESYMGRLNLRMIVSKIREQSQQFMATELLWWQGLLRIMEGKGFVREGDDKRHVQLKFPKLTELGLEFLRSEKEKTFYVHPEADMLLSKSMPKSFSTFSEWGKGWADPEIRRQRLESFRHNRSPQSSFGKRGKRKSRKRKSSASSQSVRTVRGRIEAKLSKQSIRPRSSNQ